The following are encoded in a window of Dehalococcoidia bacterium genomic DNA:
- the ispD gene encoding 2-C-methyl-D-erythritol 4-phosphate cytidylyltransferase: MVTGAVIVAAGRSTRMGGADKLLMPVAGRAVVAHAVRPFLVHDAIAAVTVVVSRANQEAVAAAVGKHEKLKFVLGGERRRDSVRAGLLTLRGCDYVVVHDGARPLVTAGLIDAALEGARECGAALCAVPVRDTVKRGDASGHVHSTISREGLWLAQTPQAFRLELLLRAHDVVEGDVTDDAAMIEHLGAPVKLVEGSVRNIKVTTPEDVALVEALLTAGRT; the protein is encoded by the coding sequence ATGGTAACCGGGGCCGTCATCGTCGCCGCGGGCAGGTCCACGCGCATGGGCGGGGCCGACAAGCTCCTCATGCCGGTTGCAGGCCGGGCGGTTGTCGCACACGCGGTCCGGCCTTTCCTCGTACACGACGCGATTGCCGCGGTGACGGTCGTGGTGTCGCGGGCAAACCAGGAGGCCGTCGCAGCGGCTGTCGGCAAGCACGAGAAGTTGAAGTTCGTGCTGGGGGGCGAGCGCCGGCGCGACTCCGTGCGCGCTGGCCTCTTGACGCTGAGGGGCTGCGACTATGTCGTCGTGCACGATGGGGCGCGGCCGCTGGTCACGGCGGGGCTCATCGATGCGGCGCTGGAGGGAGCGCGCGAGTGCGGCGCGGCCCTGTGCGCGGTGCCGGTCAGGGACACGGTGAAGCGCGGTGACGCGAGCGGCCACGTGCACAGCACCATCTCGCGCGAAGGGCTGTGGTTGGCACAAACGCCGCAGGCCTTCCGCCTGGAGCTGCTGCTGCGAGCGCACGATGTCGTCGAAGGCGACGTTACGGACGACGCGGCGATGATCGAGCACCTGGGTGCGCCGGTGAAGCTGGTGGAGGGCTCGGTGCGCAACATCAAGGTCACGACGCCGGAAGACGTGGCCCTGGTCGAGGCGTTGCTGACGGCAGGGAGGACTTGA
- the cysS gene encoding cysteine--tRNA ligase: MPLLPPPRVYNSLSRRIERIPADPLIGLYVCGITPYDAMHLGHAFTYTFFDVLVRYLRFLGHEVKYVQNITDIDDDILRKAGEVGRDWRELGDSEVAKFRDVSRRLNNLPPDVNPRATEHIEDMCRINARLQELGLAYESGGSLYFEVGRAPEFGRLFPAPYEEKLRVANQNGNRPDDPRKRDPLDFVLWQGWQEGEPWWESPWGRGRPGWHIECSAMGMAHLGESFTLHGGGRDLLFPHHDCEILQSESYSGKPFVKHWIHTGMVRLDGEKMSKSLGNMVFAGDLLDRFPADAVRLYLLARDYRSDWDYDEASLGRWVGAAEALAAELADVEAATPQGTIEAAGHGDSSLLGALDSGFDLEAAVTRLLELAASGSARNAGAAKRLATDVFGLTLGR; encoded by the coding sequence GTGCCGCTCCTGCCGCCGCCCCGGGTCTACAACTCGCTCAGCCGCCGAATCGAACGGATCCCAGCTGACCCGCTGATCGGGCTCTACGTCTGCGGCATCACGCCGTACGACGCCATGCACCTGGGGCACGCCTTCACGTACACGTTCTTCGACGTGCTGGTGCGCTACCTGCGCTTCCTGGGGCACGAGGTCAAGTACGTCCAGAACATCACGGACATCGACGACGACATCCTGCGGAAGGCGGGCGAGGTCGGGCGGGATTGGAGGGAGCTGGGCGACAGCGAGGTCGCGAAGTTCCGGGACGTGAGCCGGCGGCTGAATAATCTGCCGCCCGACGTGAACCCAAGGGCGACGGAGCACATCGAGGACATGTGCCGGATTAACGCCCGTCTCCAGGAACTCGGCCTTGCCTACGAGAGCGGCGGCAGCCTGTACTTCGAGGTTGGGCGCGCGCCCGAGTTCGGCCGGCTGTTCCCGGCGCCGTACGAGGAGAAGCTGCGGGTCGCAAACCAGAACGGTAATCGCCCGGACGACCCGCGCAAGCGCGACCCCCTGGACTTCGTGCTCTGGCAGGGGTGGCAGGAAGGCGAGCCCTGGTGGGAGTCCCCCTGGGGCCGCGGCCGTCCGGGCTGGCACATCGAGTGCTCGGCGATGGGTATGGCGCACCTGGGGGAGAGCTTTACCCTGCACGGCGGCGGCCGCGACCTGCTCTTCCCTCACCACGATTGCGAGATCCTGCAGTCCGAGTCATACAGCGGAAAGCCGTTCGTGAAGCACTGGATTCACACGGGAATGGTCCGCCTGGACGGCGAGAAGATGAGCAAGTCCCTGGGCAACATGGTCTTCGCGGGAGACCTGCTGGACCGCTTCCCCGCGGACGCCGTCCGCCTCTATCTGCTGGCGCGCGATTACCGTTCGGACTGGGACTACGATGAGGCGTCCCTCGGACGCTGGGTTGGGGCGGCGGAGGCGCTGGCGGCGGAACTAGCGGATGTCGAGGCGGCGACGCCCCAGGGGACCATCGAGGCCGCCGGACACGGCGACTCCTCCCTGCTGGGGGCCCTGGACTCCGGCTTCGACCTCGAGGCCGCCGTCACGAGGCTGCTGGAGCTGGCGGCATCGGGTAGCGCGAGGAACGCGGGCGCCGCAAAGAGGCTCGCAACGGACGTCTTTGGCCTGACCCTGGGGCGCTAG
- the cysS gene encoding cysteine--tRNA ligase, with protein sequence MRLHNTLSGKVEEFAPMGDELLMYVCGITPYSESHLGHAMSYIIFDTLRRYCEFKGWRVKHVQNYTDIDDKLILRAEREGGTVGDIARRYIEQFESYMEALNVLRAHVYPRATEEIPGIIEMIEGLIEKGFAYIGPPKGANEASDVYFRVEKKADYGKLSKRSLESMMAGARIEPLEGKENPMDFTLWKASKPGEPAWDSPWGPGRPGWHIECSAMSYRHLGPQIDLHGGGFDLLFPHHENEVAQTEAYTGKVPFSRFWVHHGLLQLGEEKMSKSTGKLVTIGEGLERFGADAIRIFVLSSSYRSPLTYSEEAVEAAKSAAARLRTALEAAETGTTSPVEPAPYRDRFVAAMEDDLNTAGALAALFDLAREINRARDAGRGIREAQSQLRELSSVLGLKLEREGPAEAAPFIELLITIRRELREAKQYGLADRIRNGLGELGIVLEDGPHGTTWKAR encoded by the coding sequence ATGCGATTACACAACACGCTCAGCGGCAAGGTGGAGGAGTTCGCTCCCATGGGCGACGAGCTCCTGATGTACGTCTGCGGCATCACGCCGTACTCGGAGAGCCACCTGGGCCATGCGATGAGCTACATCATCTTCGACACGTTGCGCCGCTACTGCGAGTTCAAGGGTTGGCGGGTAAAGCACGTCCAGAACTACACGGACATCGATGACAAGCTGATTTTGCGCGCGGAACGCGAAGGCGGCACCGTTGGGGACATCGCGAGGCGCTACATCGAGCAGTTCGAGTCTTACATGGAAGCGCTCAACGTCCTGAGGGCGCACGTCTACCCCCGGGCCACGGAAGAGATCCCGGGCATCATCGAGATGATCGAGGGCCTGATCGAGAAGGGCTTTGCCTACATCGGCCCGCCCAAGGGCGCCAACGAGGCCAGCGACGTTTACTTTCGGGTGGAGAAGAAGGCGGACTACGGCAAGCTCTCGAAGCGCAGCCTGGAGTCGATGATGGCGGGCGCGCGCATCGAACCCCTTGAGGGCAAGGAAAACCCCATGGACTTCACGTTGTGGAAGGCGTCCAAGCCGGGCGAGCCGGCGTGGGACAGTCCCTGGGGGCCCGGCCGCCCCGGCTGGCACATCGAGTGCTCGGCGATGTCGTACCGGCATCTGGGACCGCAGATCGACCTGCACGGCGGCGGCTTCGACCTGCTCTTCCCTCACCACGAGAACGAGGTCGCGCAGACGGAGGCTTACACCGGGAAGGTCCCGTTCTCGCGCTTCTGGGTGCACCACGGCCTGCTCCAGTTGGGCGAGGAGAAGATGAGCAAGTCCACGGGCAAGCTGGTGACGATCGGCGAGGGCCTGGAGCGCTTCGGCGCCGACGCCATCCGCATCTTCGTCTTGAGCAGCTCCTATCGCTCGCCGCTGACTTACTCCGAAGAGGCAGTGGAGGCGGCAAAGAGCGCGGCCGCGCGGCTCAGGACGGCGCTGGAAGCAGCGGAGACGGGCACGACGTCCCCGGTCGAGCCGGCGCCGTACCGCGACCGGTTCGTCGCGGCCATGGAAGACGACCTCAACACCGCTGGCGCGCTCGCGGCGCTATTCGACCTGGCGCGGGAGATCAACCGCGCCCGCGACGCCGGCCGGGGCATCCGGGAGGCGCAGTCGCAGCTCAGGGAGCTGTCGTCGGTCCTGGGCCTGAAGCTGGAACGCGAGGGCCCGGCCGAGGCGGCGCCGTTCATCGAGCTGCTGATCACGATCAGGCGCGAGCTGCGCGAGGCGAAGCAGTACGGGCTCGCCGATCGCATCCGCAACGGCCTCGGCGAACTGGGCATCGTGCTCGAGGACGGCCCCCATGGGACGACGTGGAAGGCGCGCTAG
- a CDS encoding phosphoribosyl-AMP cyclohydrolase produces the protein MTTNELEEGTALALDFTKLARLPAGADVIPCAVQDADTGEVILIAYVNQQALDASIESRSAVFWSTSRNELWEKGKSSGETFELVEIRVNCEQNSLLYRVRPRRGGICHTKNAAGAPRNCFYRRLDFETMTLENLDP, from the coding sequence ATGACGACTAATGAACTCGAAGAAGGGACTGCTCTAGCGCTGGACTTCACCAAGCTGGCACGCCTCCCGGCGGGAGCGGACGTCATCCCCTGCGCCGTGCAGGACGCCGACACGGGCGAGGTCATCCTCATCGCCTATGTCAACCAGCAGGCCCTGGATGCTTCCATCGAGAGCCGGTCGGCGGTCTTCTGGAGTACTTCGAGGAACGAACTCTGGGAGAAGGGCAAGTCTTCGGGGGAGACCTTCGAGCTGGTGGAAATCCGGGTGAACTGCGAGCAGAACTCGCTGCTGTACCGGGTCCGCCCGCGGCGCGGCGGCATATGTCACACGAAGAATGCGGCCGGGGCGCCTCGCAACTGCTTCTACCGCCGCCTCGACTTCGAGACGATGACCCTGGAGAATCTGGATCCGTGA
- a CDS encoding XdhC family protein, translated as MRLTVLLAWATSAVLTFACSRATPDASAPGDRPAVDGPQPTATAEPTQTGRPLIRSSLTGTCRLTPTGAEIRVEYSATATGSTLLTRVRLLEDGRQVEDSGEIEQRQYRRSAVYRVDVGEQRTYRLATETPSGPGSNVQTTVRCGTTASPTPAPRAQAGQGVGRAALKARAGGHGGGPLPLLRRASGPMRYDRSMQDEVLTEIERALNEGRPLVIATVASARGSTPRKPGAKMAVRADGSFCGTIGGGCGEAEVWQEAMNVHETGRPKLVLVDLTESPEGEDKICGGVMEVFVEKLL; from the coding sequence ATGAGGCTGACGGTCCTCTTAGCCTGGGCGACCAGCGCGGTCCTCACGTTCGCCTGCAGCCGCGCGACGCCGGACGCTTCCGCGCCAGGAGACCGCCCAGCGGTGGACGGCCCGCAGCCGACGGCGACCGCGGAACCGACCCAGACGGGGCGTCCGCTCATTCGGTCGAGCCTCACCGGGACGTGCCGGCTGACGCCAACCGGCGCCGAGATCCGGGTCGAATACTCCGCCACTGCCACCGGTTCCACGCTGCTGACGCGGGTGCGGCTGCTGGAGGACGGACGCCAGGTCGAGGACTCCGGCGAGATCGAGCAGCGCCAGTACCGGCGGAGCGCCGTGTACCGAGTCGACGTAGGGGAGCAGCGCACCTATCGGCTCGCGACGGAGACGCCATCGGGCCCGGGCTCGAACGTCCAGACCACGGTGCGCTGCGGCACGACGGCATCGCCGACCCCGGCGCCGAGGGCGCAGGCGGGACAGGGGGTAGGGCGCGCCGCGCTCAAGGCCCGGGCCGGAGGGCACGGAGGGGGACCACTTCCGCTCCTGCGCCGTGCGTCTGGCCCTATGCGCTATGATCGAAGCATGCAGGACGAAGTTCTGACCGAGATCGAGAGGGCCCTGAACGAGGGCCGGCCGCTGGTCATCGCCACGGTCGCGTCGGCGCGCGGCTCCACGCCGCGCAAGCCTGGGGCGAAGATGGCGGTGCGGGCCGACGGCAGCTTCTGCGGCACGATTGGCGGCGGCTGCGGCGAGGCCGAGGTCTGGCAGGAAGCCATGAACGTGCACGAGACTGGCCGGCCCAAGCTGGTGCTGGTCGATCTCACGGAGTCGCCGGAGGGCGAGGACAAGATCTGCGGCGGCGTGATGGAAGTCTTCGTCGAGAAGCTGCTCTAG
- a CDS encoding GDP-mannose 4,6-dehydratase — protein sequence MGVLESGRARKRALITGITGFVGSHMAELLLDEGLEVHGICRHRSSTEHIDGIKSRLHLHEGDLMDAYSMSRTVAEVQPDYVFHLAAQSFVPASWASPTATMEANLTGSVHLFEAIRQSGCDPVIQIAGSSEEYGLVDRNSLPITEETPLRPLSPYAVSKVAMDFLGYQYYQSYGLRIIRTRAFNHEGPRRGESFVTSNFAKQVAEIEAGSRAPVIHVGNLEAERDYTDVRDVVRAYWVAVNAATPGEVYNICSGKAYRIRSVLDMLLEMSHVRVEVRVDPSRLRPSDVPVLLGDCSRFRAETGWKPRIPFEKTMADLLQYWRQKLDRGVEPVVERLAA from the coding sequence ATGGGTGTACTCGAGAGCGGCCGGGCCAGGAAGCGGGCTCTGATCACGGGCATTACGGGCTTCGTGGGCAGCCACATGGCGGAACTCCTGCTGGACGAAGGGTTGGAGGTGCACGGCATCTGCCGGCACCGGTCGAGCACCGAGCACATCGACGGTATCAAGAGCCGTCTCCACCTCCACGAAGGCGACCTGATGGATGCCTACTCCATGAGCCGCACGGTCGCCGAGGTGCAGCCGGACTACGTCTTCCACCTCGCGGCGCAGTCCTTCGTCCCTGCCTCCTGGGCTTCACCGACCGCGACGATGGAGGCGAACCTGACCGGCTCCGTGCATCTGTTCGAGGCGATACGGCAGAGCGGGTGCGATCCCGTCATCCAGATAGCCGGCTCGTCCGAAGAATACGGGCTGGTCGACCGGAACTCGCTGCCGATCACCGAGGAGACGCCGCTACGGCCGCTGTCACCGTATGCCGTGTCCAAGGTTGCGATGGACTTCCTGGGCTACCAGTACTATCAGAGCTATGGCTTGCGCATCATCCGGACCCGCGCCTTCAACCACGAAGGCCCGCGGCGCGGCGAGTCCTTCGTAACGTCTAATTTCGCGAAGCAGGTGGCCGAGATCGAGGCGGGCAGCCGAGCGCCTGTCATCCACGTGGGGAACCTAGAGGCGGAGCGCGACTACACTGACGTGCGCGACGTGGTACGCGCCTACTGGGTCGCGGTCAACGCGGCGACACCAGGGGAGGTCTACAACATCTGTTCCGGCAAGGCCTACCGGATCCGCAGCGTCCTGGACATGCTGCTGGAGATGTCGCATGTGCGCGTGGAGGTGCGGGTGGACCCTTCGCGGCTGCGCCCATCCGACGTGCCGGTCCTCCTTGGCGATTGCTCCCGGTTCAGGGCGGAGACCGGGTGGAAGCCGCGCATCCCGTTCGAAAAGACGATGGCGGACTTGCTGCAGTACTGGCGCCAGAAGCTTGACCGGGGCGTGGAGCCCGTGGTGGAGCGCCTGGCAGCGTAA
- the ispF gene encoding 2-C-methyl-D-erythritol 2,4-cyclodiphosphate synthase yields the protein MRIGQGFDAHAFGEGRRLVLGGVTFEGETGLAGHSDGDVVTHAVIDALLGAAALGDIGHHFPSSDERWRDADSIGMLKRVRAMVAQAGYGVANLDVTVVAARPRLAERVWEMRTALAEALDVETGRVSVKATTTDGLGALGRGEGIAAMAAVLLEPAE from the coding sequence ATGCGCATCGGCCAGGGCTTCGACGCGCACGCCTTCGGGGAGGGGCGCCGCCTGGTGCTTGGCGGCGTGACCTTCGAGGGCGAGACGGGCCTCGCGGGCCACTCCGACGGCGACGTGGTCACGCATGCCGTAATCGACGCGCTCCTCGGGGCGGCGGCCCTGGGCGACATCGGGCACCACTTCCCGAGCTCCGATGAGCGCTGGCGGGACGCGGACAGCATCGGGATGTTGAAGAGGGTGAGGGCCATGGTGGCGCAGGCGGGCTACGGCGTGGCGAACTTGGACGTGACGGTGGTCGCGGCGCGGCCGCGGCTGGCGGAGCGCGTCTGGGAGATGCGCACCGCGCTTGCGGAGGCGCTGGATGTCGAGACAGGGCGCGTCAGCGTGAAGGCTACGACGACGGACGGGCTGGGGGCGCTTGGCCGCGGCGAAGGCATCGCCGCGATGGCGGCTGTCCTGCTGGAGCCGGCAGAGTAG
- the cysE gene encoding serine O-acetyltransferase — protein MSVLKSILRDIKSAQEKDPAARSALEVVLAYPGFHARQLHRLAHTLHNAGVPVLPRVISHFSRWFTGIEIHPGAKIGEGLFIDHGMGVVIGETAVIGDDCHLMQGVTLGGTSNRREKRHPTLGNHVTVGAGAAVIGAITIGDHARIGAGSVVVTNVPEYATVVGVPGKVVAYYDSGNDTVVRLPDPEWDRIEDLSRRVEELQAKVSDLEQALRDERVRSGA, from the coding sequence ATGTCTGTTCTCAAGAGCATCCTCAGAGATATCAAGTCGGCGCAGGAGAAGGACCCGGCGGCGCGCAGCGCGCTAGAAGTGGTGCTTGCCTATCCGGGCTTCCACGCTCGGCAGCTGCACCGCCTGGCGCATACTCTACATAACGCGGGCGTGCCGGTCCTACCGCGCGTCATCTCGCACTTCAGCCGCTGGTTCACGGGGATCGAGATCCATCCCGGCGCGAAGATCGGCGAGGGTCTGTTCATCGACCACGGCATGGGTGTCGTGATCGGCGAGACCGCAGTCATCGGCGATGACTGTCACCTGATGCAGGGCGTCACGCTCGGGGGCACCAGCAACCGGCGAGAGAAACGCCACCCCACGCTGGGCAACCACGTGACCGTGGGCGCGGGCGCGGCGGTGATCGGCGCGATAACGATCGGCGACCACGCCCGCATCGGTGCCGGCTCGGTGGTGGTCACCAACGTGCCGGAGTACGCGACGGTGGTAGGCGTGCCGGGCAAGGTGGTCGCCTACTACGACTCGGGCAACGACACGGTCGTGCGCCTGCCCGACCCGGAGTGGGACCGCATCGAGGACTTGAGCCGCCGGGTGGAGGAGCTGCAAGCCAAGGTCTCGGATCTTGAGCAGGCCCTTCGCGACGAGCGCGTGCGCTCCGGGGCGTGA